A region from the Cannabis sativa cultivar Pink pepper isolate KNU-18-1 chromosome 9, ASM2916894v1, whole genome shotgun sequence genome encodes:
- the LOC133031039 gene encoding uncharacterized protein LOC133031039, with protein MRDITAHLKKLDVIIPDTFLVHYILHNLPPQYGPFKISYNTHKEKWTINELMTMCVQEEARLLQEQGESVHLTTQPKKRKPFKKNKGKKPMAPKAAIKKDSIKCFFCKQKGHAKRECSQFKKWMDDKGYSKSKEASGK; from the exons atgagggacatcactgctcatttgaagaaactcgacgttatcattcctgataccttcctggttcattacatccttcacaatcttcctccacaatatgggcctttcaaaatttcctacaacacacataaagaaaaatggactatcaatgaattgatgaccatgtgtgttcaagaggaagccaggctcctacaggagcaaggagaaagtgttcacctgaccactcaacctaagaaacgtaagccattcaagaagaacaaagggaaaaagcccatggctcccaaggctgccataaagaaagattccatcaaatgtttcttttgtaaacaaaagggacatgctaaaagggagtgcagccagttcaagaaatggatggatgacaaag gatattcaaaatctaaggaagccagtggcaagtga
- the LOC133031041 gene encoding transmembrane 9 superfamily member 3-like, with the protein MLFATPLYLLGEFIGKSSQTEVQAQSQNNKDELKPSLTRVKTNRKNLKVARFMCYLPQMAWAGIFPFSAICVELSSVVYSLWGYENYTQYKFLFVTFILLLIITALINVGLICCKIVSKDHKWWWRSFVYGGSIGLYVYGFCIHYLLYKRSDMSGSLQLSFFLGYMACICYALFLMFGSVGFLASYLFLRQIYHSLHYSKT; encoded by the exons ATGTTATTTGCTACCCCATTGTATCTTTTGGGTGAATTTATTGGAAAAAGTTCCCAAACTGAGGTTCAAGCTCAATCCCAAAATAACAAGGATGAGCTAAAACCTTCATTAACTAGGGTAAAAACCAACCGAAAAAATCTAAAAGTTGCGCGGTTCATGTGTTATCTTCCTCAGATGGCATGGGCTGGGATATTTCCTTTTAGTGCGATTTGCGTTGAGCTTTCGTCTGTGGTTTATAGCTTGTGGGGTTATGAGAATTACACTCAGTACAAGTTTCTGTTTGTAACCTTCATTCTTCTTCTAATCATCACTGCTTTAATCAATGTGGGCTTGATTTGTTGCAAGATTGTTTCTAAAGATCACAAATGGTGGTGGAG GTCATTTGTGTATGGTGGATCAATTGGATTGTATGTTTATGGGTTTTGCATACATTACTTATTGTATAAGAGATCAGATATGTCAGGTTCCTTACAACTCTCATTCTTCTTAGGATACATGGCTTGCATTTGCTATGCCCTTTTCTTGATGTTTGGTAGTGTTGGTTTCTTAGCCTCTTATCTCTTTCTTCGCCAAATTTACCATTCTCTTCATTACTCAAAAACTTGA
- the LOC115720365 gene encoding uncharacterized protein LOC115720365 → MDPMTIILFYNGTWVDKTTYNDYEVAGILIPIKCSYNVLAQEIYETLSIDRNKYGITVKFQIKEGIPPITIKDDNGCKFYHQIRKKNDDETRYPLMVNTFESSASPECLASNNYLEIGETSMQCTEQLPTRTEYAQLVADYAYDHAQQALQTSSEINQVITNPQIDRIHVGQVFSNKKTLKNAISLYSIRQNQPFKVKRSSTLDYKIVCVDENCKWSFLASKHGKTEMFKVRKIKYDHTCSLDITSGNHPQATSNLVGHVIKNKFVNPKRNYTPNEIVDDIADDYSVSISYQKAWRAREKAMVDARRCPQESYGEIPSILYMMQISNPGTITDLVTDEDGKFKYLYFAIGASIKGWQHCTPIIVTDGTFLTNQYGGTLLTANAQNANRHIFPLAFAIVDYENDNSWNWFMQKIKETYGEREGQCIISDRHESIYKATKSNFPLLMHGVCCYHLLKNLKMKFKKGGDELKHAFDGASKAYTIEEFEKCMQDLDNIDLRIRDFLANEVGYDKWTRLYSMNKRYKTITSNIAESVNAALKSVRELPVATLLECLHSLVQRWYWENKNRALKTDTTLANIPEKALKKQREMGLKYKKFDYDEMPCSHAMAVLAKRNFSCYKYCSYYYTKEAFMSTYEDSILPLGEATSWNIPEDVKNITVHPPKYKRPAGRPKKDR, encoded by the exons ATGGACCCCATGACAATCATCCTTTTCTACAATGGAACATGGGTAGACAAAACAACATACAATGATTATGAAGTGGCAGGTATACTAATCCCAATAAAATGTTCCTATAATGTTCTTGCACAGGAGATCTATGAAACCTTATCAATAGACAGAAACAAGTATGGAATTACAgtgaaatttcaaattaaagaaGGGATACCACCTATAACCATCAAAGATGACAATGGCTGCAAGTTCTACCATCAAATAAggaagaaaaatgatgatgaaacaaGATACCCTTTGATGGTAAACACATTTGAATCATCAGCATCACCTGAATGTCTTGCCAGCAACAATTATTTAGAAATTGGAGAAACAAGTATGCAGTGTACTGAACAGTTACCAACAAGAACAGAATATGCACAATTGGTAGCAGATTATGCTTATGATCATGCACAACAAGCACTGCAAACAAGTTCAGAGATAAACCAAGTAATTACAAATCCTCAAATTGACAGAATACATGTTGGCCAAGTCTTTTCAAACAAGAAAACACTGAAGAATgcaatcagcctatactcaattaGACAAAACCAGCCATTCAAGGTGAAGAGATCATCAACTCTTGACTATAAAATCGTTTGTGTTGATGAAAATTGCAAGTGGAGTTTCCTAGCTTCAAAACATGGAAAAACAGAAATGTTCAAAGTTAGGAAGATAAAATATGACCATACATGTTCGTTAGATATCACCTCCGGAAACCATCCTCAAGCCACAAGCAACCTAGTTGGGCATGTGATAAAAAACAAATTTGTCAACCCAAAAAGAAACTACACTCCAAATGAAATTGTAGACGACATTGCAGATGACTATAGTGTCTCAATATCCTACCAAAAAGCATGGAGAGCAAGAGAAAAAGCTATGGTGGATGCTAGACGCTGCCCACAAGAATCGTATGGCGAAATACCATCCATATTATACATGATGCAAATATCCAATCCAG GAACAATCACAGATCTTGTTACTGATGAAGATGGTAAATTCAAGTATCTATACTTCGCTATAGGAGCTTCAATCAAAGGTTGGCAACATTGCACCCCAATAATAGTCACAGATGGTACATTCTTGACAAACCAATATGGAGGTACTCTATTGACTGCAAATGCACAAAATGCAAATCGGCATATATTTCCACTTGCATTCGCAATAGTGGATTACGAAAATGACAACTCCTGGAATTGGTTCatgcaaaaaataaaagaaacataTGGAGAAAGAGAAGGACAATGCATAATCTCGGATAGGCATGAGAGTATATACAAAGCAACAAAGTCAAACTTCCCACTCCTAATGCATGGGGTATGTTGCTATCACTTgctcaaaaatctaaaaatgaaattcaaaaaaggAGGAGATGAGCTCAAACATGCATTTGATGGAGCTTCGAAAGCTTACACTATAGAAGAATTTGAGAAATGCATGCAAGATTTGGACAacattgacttaagaataagagaTTTCTTGGCCAATGAAGTTGGATATGATAAATGGACAAGGCTATACAGCATGAATAAAAGATACAAAACAATAACATCAAACATAGCAGAGTCAGTGAATGCAGCTCTCAAATCAGTAAGAGAATTACCAGTTGCAACCTTACTAGAATGTCTACACTCTTTGGTACAAAGATGGTATTGGGAAAACAAAAATAGAGCCTTGAAAACGGACACTACTTTGGCAAATATTCCAGAAAAGGCTCTCAAGAAACAAAGAGAAATGGGCTTAAAATACAAG AAGTTTGACTATGACGAAATGCCTTGCTCGCATGCAATGGCTGTACTAGCCAAAAGAAACTTCTCTTGCTACAAATACTGCTCCTACTACTACACTAAAGAAGCTTTCATGTCAACATATGAGGATAGCATACTTCCATTAGGTGAAGCAACATCATGGAATATACCAGAGGATGTGAAGAATATCACAGTACATCCACCAAAATATAAAAGACCAGCTGGGAGGCCAAAGAAAGATAGATAA